The genome window CACTCATCTCCTTTTCGACCACCAACAATACCCGAATACTGGAGGAATTTGGATAAAGAGCTTTCTCCGCTTCCATGACGGAACGATATTTTACGCACTGGAAGATTCCTCTCAGTATATCATTCTCATCAGAAATTCGAGATTTGACTTCAACAGCCCAATTTTCCGTTTCAGTTTTAATGAATACATCAAGTCTATCTCCAGAAAGAAGAGTATATTCTGTATAGGTTTCAATAACAGACGCAATTGATAATACCTCAGGATTATCTGAAATATACTCTCTTATTCGCTTATGGTATTCACCCTCACCACCAAATCCCTTATTACTTATATCTTTTCTTAATGACTTGATTTTTGTAATGGGCATACTGGTCGGAAGAGTCAGACCAAGTTTTTCAAGTACCCAAGAATAATCATAGGCGTGCGCTTCCTCGTTTTTCCCTTTCGCTAAAGTTTCCTTATCTTCTTTTGTCAAGAAAGAATAGTTTGAATCAACATAATCGAAACCATTTGATGGTAGTCCCGAATTAGCATTAGAGATTAAAGCATTAAGAGTAGGTATCTCCCTACCGGTTTCATCAGATAACTGACGAAAAATATTATCTATCAGGCCTAATTGATGTCCTAATCGTGGAGATTTGGCTTCAACTACCTCTGCCAACTGTGAATAAGTATGTCCTTCCGTCCAAGAATATTTTGCCCATAAGACCATTATGGGAATCATTCTCTTAATAAGTTCATCTGATCGACTGCCATCATTATATCTATATGCCATAATTCTATAAATTTAGATTTAGTTAATCGTTTGCGTCAGTATCTTCAATCTTCGCGTTCCCATGATAGCTATGTCTAAAAAAGAGTCGACAAAAATCAAACACTGAACCGTTTCCAATATCTTCTTCCTTCTCAGATAGCTTACGTTATCTCAATTTCCAATTCTATAATGGCTGGTTTGTTGCGTTCTATACATTTATAGAACCCTATACTATTTTAGCCTATAAAAGTTATCTTCCATCTACCGTTTTTGTTAGAGCCTATCTTTTCCGTAAGAACCTTGTCCTGCATGAGGCGACGTTGATAACGTATTGACTCTGATTTCATTCCAAGTGCATTGGCGATTTCCTCTATTGAAGATTCAGGGAATGAGACCATCTGTTTCAGGATTGAACGTTGTATAACAGATAAATCCATATGTGAATTTATCTGTGAAATTATCTGTGAAACAGTGATATTATTCACATCTATTCTGCTGTTATGCCTAATGTTATCATTATTATTCTGTGAATATATCTGTGTTTTTATCTGTGATTTCACAGATAAAGGCAGTGTCAGCCACACCTCTTTGACTTCAGTTTCTTCATGGATTTCCGGGCTATTGAACCCAAGGATATCCCAAGCCTTGATTATCTTCATAAAGCCAGACCCGATATTATCACCGAATCCTATCATTCGCAGCATCTTTTGAATTGTACTATTGCGAGCTTGTGTATAGTCGCCATTGTAGATACGCTCCGGTGAGATTCGGAGTGTACCCGGATTACGCAGGATTATTCTATCGGTGCGACGGTCAATGCGTAGTACACCTCCGAGCAGATAGTCGCAATATGTGATACAATTAATCATAGCTTCTCGGACAGCCTCATGGAGCGGACCACCATCACGTCTAACGGTTCCTTCAAGTTTTCCTTCAGATGGCAGTGTGAAAAGCAGTTTGCGCAAAGCGAGAACAAGAAAATTATAAAGGTTATGTTCCCAACGACCATCATCGGTGAGACGGTCATTCCATTTCTTGCTGTTGCCTGGCTCTATGTCAATCAGGTCAAGATAATCAAGCCTGAAATTTGGGAAGTTCCTACGGATATGAAGCCCTTTACCAAACATTAAAAGTCCCGCCATAGTAATTCCCTCAATACCTTTCTGTCTGTTTATATCATAGCCACCCATTTGAATCAGAAAGTCCCTGTCATTGAGCTCTTCGTAGGCATGTCCTGGATTAAGAATATTGAATGACCGACGATATTTTTCAAGCGTATCAGCATCAATATCCTCCATACCATAATGTTCTATAATCTGTGAATCAGTATTATCTGAACTATCGCGAAGCAAGAGCGCGAGTTCCTCTTTTGTCACCTGTCGGTCTCCTTCATACACTCTTTTATAGGTGCCTTGCTCCAACTTCTGGTTGATGTATATTGGTTTTTGACGATAGTCTGCCTCGGGTACGTTTATGTAAATAACATCCTTCCCATCAACATCTACAATTCTGACATCGCTGTCTACGAGCACACTTCTGTTAACCTTCTGAGAATTATGTAACTGATTGAAGAAATCAGTGACAACTTTGTATGAATCCAACACACCGGTAACCTCAAATCTTTCAGCAAGAGGCTTCTCCTTGTCTTCGTAAACACCTAACAAGATAACACCGCCACGAGTATTCGCGAAGGCAGAGTAAGTTTCCCACACCGAATCAGGAACAGATTGTTTACATTTCTTCATTTCAAGCGTGGAGTGTTCTCCACACTTGATTAGTTTCTTTATCTATTCAGCGGTAATTGTCATGATTGATAATTTGATGTATTGGGATATCCTTTAATTTTTATAT of Clostridiales bacterium contains these proteins:
- a CDS encoding AAA family ATPase — encoded protein: MKKCKQSVPDSVWETYSAFANTRGGVILLGVYEDKEKPLAERFEVTGVLDSYKVVTDFFNQLHNSQKVNRSVLVDSDVRIVDVDGKDVIYINVPEADYRQKPIYINQKLEQGTYKRVYEGDRQVTKEELALLLRDSSDNTDSQIIEHYGMEDIDADTLEKYRRSFNILNPGHAYEELNDRDFLIQMGGYDINRQKGIEGITMAGLLMFGKGLHIRRNFPNFRLDYLDLIDIEPGNSKKWNDRLTDDGRWEHNLYNFLVLALRKLLFTLPSEGKLEGTVRRDGGPLHEAVREAMINCITYCDYLLGGVLRIDRRTDRIILRNPGTLRISPERIYNGDYTQARNSTIQKMLRMIGFGDNIGSGFMKIIKAWDILGFNSPEIHEETEVKEVWLTLPLSVKSQIKTQIYSQNNNDNIRHNSRIDVNNITVSQIISQINSHMDLSVIQRSILKQMVSFPESSIEEIANALGMKSESIRYQRRLMQDKVLTEKIGSNKNGRWKITFIG